The nucleotide window CTGCCCGCGACGCGCTGGCCGAGAGCCTGCTGGCGCTGGATTACGAAAAGGACGATTACGACACGCCACGGATCGCCGCGACGATCGGCGACGATGGTGAGGCCATGATCGGGACGGTTCGCAAGGACGCGCTGCTCGTCGAAACCATCGAGGAGCCGACGCTGGTCGCGACCTACGAGAAGAACGCCCCTGAGGCGTTCGACTTCGAGGCCGACAGCGCCAAGACCGCGGCGAGTGAGGCGTTCGACTGCGAGTTCGAACACGCCGTCTGTGCGGCCGGTATCGCACGGACCGACGACGGCTTCGAGACGGCGCTCGAGAACGGCAACTAGTCGAGACAGGGACACCGGAATCAACCAGAAGCGGATTCACAGCGGATCGCTATGCCGGATCAGGGGTGCTGACGAGAGAGCGAACAGTCTGCTCACGCTGGCAACAGGGAAAGCCACTTCCTCCCCAACCGATTCGCTCGTTCACGTCGTTCACTCACTCATCCCTCGCACGGCTTCGAGCCACGGCTCGCTAATTGCTCGCCGTGGCACAGCGTGCGCCATCACGCGGCATACGATATCCGTACCCGCTTGTGACAGCGTTCGAGCATGCTACCGGATAACCTACAACATCCTCGCGGAGCATACAGTGGTGTATGAAAGTTGGACTCATTTCCGATATCCACAGCAACACGGTTGCACTGGAAGCCGTCCTCGAGGATATGCCGCCGGTCGACGAACTCCTCTGTGCAGGGGATGTCGTCGGCTACAACCCGTGGCCGGCAGCGTGCGTCGACGAACTCCGCGATCGAGAGGTGCCGACGGTGATGGGCAACCACGACGCCGCGGTCGTCGAGGGATCTGCGACCGGCTTCAATCGGCTGGCTCGAGCGGGCGTCGAACACGCCAGGAAGCGACTCGACGACGACCAGCTCGCGTGGCTCGAGTCGCTGCCTGTCGAACGGCTTGCATGCAACGGCCGGATCAAGGTCGTCCACGGGCATCCGGACGATCCGAAGCGGTACACGCGATACACCCGACCGTCGGAATTTTCGCCGCGGCTGCTCGACGAGGAAGACGTACTGGTACTGGGCCACACCCACGTGCAAGGCGTCGAACAGTACGCCGAAGGAATCGTCGTCAATCCGGGCAGCGTCGGCCAGCCGCGAGACGGCGACCCACGGGCGGGCTACGCGGTGGTCGATCTCGAGGCGATGACCGTCGACACACACCGCGTCGCGTACGATATCGAGGCGGTACAGGCGGCTGTCGCGGATGCAGGGCTGCCGGACCGGATCGGCCAACGACTGGCCCGTGGGAAATAGGTTATTATTGTTTAATTATTTTTATTTCGAGCGACGATTCATCCCCTCCTTACTCGCTGACTCTGCGATGCTCCGTTCGCTCCTTGAGGAAGGGGCATTCTCATCTCATTTCTGGTAAGACGCGAGCGCGGCGGATAGGGCGAGAAACGAATCTTTTTACACGGCCTGCGCCGCTAGATGCGGACATGGTATCCACCGGCCACACCGCGTGTACCGACAGTAAACGACCGCGTCACGCTGTGGCCCGGTGCTGCCGCACGCCGACTCGTTCGACGGGACGATCCGGCCAGTATCGCGCCACCACCGTTTCTGAGAGCCACTGATATGTTCGGACGCATCTATGAAGACGCCCGGACGATGTGCGAGCGCGACCCCGCCGCGACGGGCTGTCTCGAGGTCGTTCTCGCGTATCCCGGCTTGCACGCCATCTGGGCCCATATGGGCATCCACTGGCTCTGGAATCGGGGCTTTCGGCTCCTCGCACGGCTGCTCTCACACGTCGTCCGCACGCTCACGGGCGTCGAGATCCACCCCGGTGCGACGATCGGGCGGCGAGTGACGATCGATCACGGCATGGGGGTCGTCATCGGCGAGACGGCTGAGGTGGGCGACGACGTCCACATGTACCACGGCGTCACGCTCGGGGGCGACACGAACGAGCCGGTCAAGCGGCATCCGACAGTCGAATCCGGTGTCACGATCGGGACGAACGCGACGCTCCTCGGCGATATTACAGTCGGCGAGGACGCCGCCATCGGCGCCGGCTCGGTCGTTACTCGAGACGTCGAACCGGGCGCAACGGTTGTCGGCGTGCCGGCCGAGCGCGTCGACTGACACGCAACCGGAACGTGACGACCCAGCTACTGCTGACCGGTGTCGACCGTGCCGTCCGTGCCCGTTGGTGATCCCTCGGCTGGGACACCCTCGCCCGTCGTGACGCTCTCGGCAGACTGTTCGACGTTCGACTCCGTCGCATCCGGCTCGGGATCAGAGGTGTAGCCGAGCTCGAACCAGAGTTTCGCTGTGCAATCGAGCGCTTCCTCGTCGAGTTCGGTCTCGTCTTCTCGCTGGTCGAGGTACCCGTTACAGCGGCCGTGTGTGACGACGTTCATGAGCGTCGCCGCGGAGCCACACTCCGGACAGTCGATGTAGTAGTTGCCGTCGTCAGTCTGATGCCACGAATCGGGCTCGAGTTCCGTATACGCAGCGTCTTCGTGGGTGTGTTCGCTCATGGCTCTAGCCTACGGGCCAACGGTGGTAAAGAAGGACCCGGAGCACGCAACCCGACGCCGACCGGAACCGACTGCCGACGGTTTCGGCTCGAAACTCGAGCGAACGTGACACGACTGCCGAACACAGCCAACGCACGTACTGTCGAACACAGTCGACGAGCCGGCGTGAACTACCCCTGCCTACTTCGCTCGCCTGACGGCTCGCTTCGTTGAGGCAGGAACTTCCAAGTCGGCTCGCAAGCGTACTGTTGCAGAGGCTCGGTCAGCACCGCTCGGTTCGAGCGCAGGTTCACAAACTGCGCCGAGACTAGATAGTGGGCACGCGATGTCCTTACCCAGTCCTTTCTTTGCGATATTCGTCGCACCGTTCTTGTCCGCGTTGTCGTCCAGTCCGCACTCGTGACACAGGTGTTGGCCCTGTCCCTTTCGAGTCGTTGCTTCCTGCTCACCACACCGCCAGCACGTCTGACTCGTCATATACTCGTTCACGGACTTCACCGCAATACCCGCGAATGTCGCCTTATACTCGATATACTTCTTCAACGTGTGGTGTGGCATCGAATGGAGCCGACGATTCATCTTCGCCCCGAGGTCTTGGTTCTGGATACCTTCGAGATTCCCGACCACGATGAGAGCGTTGCGCTCTTTGGCTTCCTCCACGAGAGCGCGAGAAATCTTGTGAAGGCGGTCGTTCACTCGGCGGTACTCCTTCGCCTTGACCGACTGGAGCGTGTCGTAGGCCCCTTTCTCTTGCAGGCGAGTGCGAAGGTCGTGATGGTGACGGCGGATACGGCGAATCTCTCTACCGTAAAACTCGGTGTTACGGGAGGGCAAGTACTCGTGGTTGATGGCGTCGAGTTTCGACTGCGTAAGGTCGTCGGTGAGGATTTTCGCCACGACCGTCTTCTCGGCAGTCTGCTTCATTCGTCGTCACGCTCCCGCTGGTTCTCGACGTATTCTTTCAGTACGTCCAGCGATACTTGTCCCGTGCTGATGAGGCAGTACGAGTCTGCCCAGAACGAGTCGCCCCACGGTTTGTCCTCGATGTGGTCGCCGTACTCGTTACGGATGCGTCGAGCCGACGCGCCTTTGAGGACGTTGATGAATTTGGCAAGGTCGGTTGTGGGAGTGGCTTTGAACAGGAGGTGAACGTGGTCGCGGTCGGCTTCGAGGTTTTTGATTTTGACGCCGTAGTTGTCAGCGAACCCACTCACGACCTCGCGGAAGAAATCTCGGAGTTCTTCGGTGAACACCTCGCGTCGGTATTTCACGACGAGGACGAGGTGGTAGTGCAGGGAGTATGTCGAGTGCGCTCCCGTATCGAGGTCGTACTCCATTGGGTTCACTTCTATTGTCGGGCTACCGTCATATGATTATTTGGTTAGGGTGCGCGATTTTGTGGATAACCTAATCTCGTGTCGGCTGTATCCCCGCCCTACTGCGCTACTCAGTCGCTTCGCTCCCTGCGTTGCTCCTTGAGGACGGGGACTTAGCCTCGCAAAAGTTAAATCAGCGGCTCGAGCAGTGCCTCGCCAGCCTCGAGTAACGCTCCGACGCGTTGCTCGTCTTTGGCTTCCGCGTAGACTCGTAACACGGGCTCGGTCCCGCTGGGGCGGATCAACAGCCACGAGCCGTCGGCGAGCTGGAGTTTGAAACCGTCGGCGGTGTTGACGCCCTCGACATCGGTTCCGGCGACGGTCTCGGGGATCTCGTCCTCGAGATCCGAGAGTACCCGAGCCTTCTCGTGGTCGGGACAGGCCACGCTGATCTTGTTCTGGACGACGGTGCCGTGGTCGGCGAGCAAGCGATCCACGCGCTCGTCGATGGGCTCCTCGGCGTGCATCGCGGCCGCGAGCACTGCCATGAGGACGCCGTCTTTCTCGCGGACGTGGCCGCGGACGGTGAAGCCGCCCGACTCCTCG belongs to Natronorubrum aibiense and includes:
- a CDS encoding IMP cyclohydrolase, whose translation is MYVGRFVVVGPEVGAYRVSSRSFPNREITAREDALTVGPTDDAPETDNPYVSYNCLRVVDTPTGETAAFGNGSHVDPIAEKLELGYPARDALAESLLALDYEKDDYDTPRIAATIGDDGEAMIGTVRKDALLVETIEEPTLVATYEKNAPEAFDFEADSAKTAASEAFDCEFEHAVCAAGIARTDDGFETALENGN
- a CDS encoding metallophosphoesterase family protein, yielding MKVGLISDIHSNTVALEAVLEDMPPVDELLCAGDVVGYNPWPAACVDELRDREVPTVMGNHDAAVVEGSATGFNRLARAGVEHARKRLDDDQLAWLESLPVERLACNGRIKVVHGHPDDPKRYTRYTRPSEFSPRLLDEEDVLVLGHTHVQGVEQYAEGIVVNPGSVGQPRDGDPRAGYAVVDLEAMTVDTHRVAYDIEAVQAAVADAGLPDRIGQRLARGK
- the cysE gene encoding serine O-acetyltransferase; amino-acid sequence: MFGRIYEDARTMCERDPAATGCLEVVLAYPGLHAIWAHMGIHWLWNRGFRLLARLLSHVVRTLTGVEIHPGATIGRRVTIDHGMGVVIGETAEVGDDVHMYHGVTLGGDTNEPVKRHPTVESGVTIGTNATLLGDITVGEDAAIGAGSVVTRDVEPGATVVGVPAERVD
- a CDS encoding RNA-guided endonuclease TnpB family protein, whose translation is MKQTAEKTVVAKILTDDLTQSKLDAINHEYLPSRNTEFYGREIRRIRRHHHDLRTRLQEKGAYDTLQSVKAKEYRRVNDRLHKISRALVEEAKERNALIVVGNLEGIQNQDLGAKMNRRLHSMPHHTLKKYIEYKATFAGIAVKSVNEYMTSQTCWRCGEQEATTRKGQGQHLCHECGLDDNADKNGATNIAKKGLGKDIACPLSSLGAVCEPALEPSGADRASATVRLRADLEVPASTKRAVRRAK
- the tnpA gene encoding IS200/IS605 family transposase, which translates into the protein MEYDLDTGAHSTYSLHYHLVLVVKYRREVFTEELRDFFREVVSGFADNYGVKIKNLEADRDHVHLLFKATPTTDLAKFINVLKGASARRIRNEYGDHIEDKPWGDSFWADSYCLISTGQVSLDVLKEYVENQRERDDE